A stretch of DNA from Hoeflea ulvae:
TCCCATTCGCCGCACGGCGCGCCTTGTAGAAATTCAAGAATTCGGAGCGGCACCTCCTCCTCCCAAATAGCCGCTTCGATGTGACTGGTGTTCATCCTCCTCCCGAGCATCAGTCTCCCAAAATGACGCCCACCGGATCCTCCTCCCCCGGTGGGCGTTATTTTTTTGCCCCCTTCCACATCTGTTCTCCATGCCATCCGACCCATTGTCCGGGCCGCGCTCTCCCGTGCCCGGAACGGGCCCGCCGATCTCAATCGAGCGTTGAGTTTGGCGTCAAGTTATCAATCTTTAACAACAGGTTAACGGCGTGACTTGCAGATTTCGCATGGCTCCTTTGCATTTTTTTGCACTGCACAATCCGAACAACGCACCTATATTAAAATCATGAAACGCGGCGTCGAATTCCCGGCGCCAATCTGAAAGGAAAAGACCATGAACTTCCGTAAGGCTTACAAAGACTGGCGCGACTACCGCAACACTGTCAACGAACTCGGCCGCATGTCCGAGCGCGAACTCAACGACCTCGGCATCTCCCGCGGCGACATTCCCTTCGTTGCCCGTCGCCCGGCCAACTAAGACCAAGAACGTCTGACCGGGTTTA
This window harbors:
- a CDS encoding DUF1127 domain-containing protein — its product is MNFRKAYKDWRDYRNTVNELGRMSERELNDLGISRGDIPFVARRPAN